One Pseudomonas tolaasii NCPPB 2192 genomic window carries:
- a CDS encoding membrane lipoprotein lipid attachment site-containing protein produces MKKTVFVLSALALLTACNKEPKEAPKPAPASVQATLVPATPPTDKWVGKWIGVEGLNLTIAKDDSIGRGHYILTMQYGLDADDSGTFKGEANEDGIAFTRPDGPQQLSAGDGEATGLKWLADKKDCLIVDTGEGYCRD; encoded by the coding sequence ATGAAAAAAACTGTCTTTGTTCTGTCTGCCCTTGCCTTGCTGACCGCCTGTAACAAGGAGCCCAAGGAAGCCCCCAAACCCGCACCGGCGTCGGTGCAAGCCACCCTGGTACCGGCCACACCGCCCACCGATAAATGGGTGGGCAAGTGGATCGGCGTGGAAGGTTTGAACCTGACCATCGCCAAAGACGACAGCATTGGCCGTGGCCACTACATCCTGACCATGCAATACGGCCTCGACGCCGACGACTCCGGCACCTTCAAGGGCGAAGCCAACGAAGACGGCATCGCGTTCACTCGCCCCGACGGCCCGCAGCAGTTGAGCGCCGGTGACGGCGAAGCCACCGGTTTGAAATGGCTGGCGGACAAAAAGGACTGCCTGATCGTCGACACCGGCGAAGGTTACTGCCGCGACTGA
- a CDS encoding TetR/AcrR family transcriptional regulator codes for MTSSPELPAVSDAPRKSRKNNPEKTRENILQEAIVEFVQQGLSGARVDAIAERIHTSKRMIYYYFGSKEQLYVEVLEKLYGDIRNTETRMNLTALEPREAIRRLVEFTFDHHDQNVDFVRIVSIENIHNAEYVKRSDAIKAMNSNILEALGATLRRGAEMGVFREGLEPLDVHLLINSFSFYRVSNRHTFSEIFQIELSDEAVKQRHRDMICESVMRYLQV; via the coding sequence ATGACCTCGAGTCCCGAACTCCCCGCGGTGTCAGACGCACCGCGCAAGAGTCGTAAGAACAATCCGGAAAAGACCCGCGAAAACATTCTCCAGGAAGCCATCGTCGAGTTTGTTCAGCAGGGCCTTTCCGGCGCTCGCGTGGACGCCATCGCCGAGCGCATTCACACCTCCAAACGCATGATTTATTACTACTTCGGCAGCAAGGAGCAGTTGTACGTCGAGGTGCTGGAAAAGCTCTACGGCGACATCCGCAACACTGAGACCCGCATGAACCTCACCGCGCTGGAGCCACGCGAAGCCATTCGCCGGCTGGTGGAGTTCACCTTTGATCACCATGACCAGAATGTGGATTTCGTGCGCATCGTGAGCATCGAAAATATCCACAACGCCGAGTACGTGAAGCGTTCGGACGCCATCAAGGCGATGAACAGCAACATCCTCGAAGCGCTGGGCGCCACGTTACGGCGCGGGGCCGAAATGGGCGTGTTTCGCGAAGGGCTGGAGCCGTTGGATGTGCACTTGCTGATCAACTCGTTCAGCTTTTACCGGGTGTCCAACCGCCATACGTTCAGTGAGATTTTTCAGATTGAGCTGTCGGATGAGGCGGTGAAACAGCGTCATCGCGACATGATTTGCGAGTCGGTGATGCGGTACCTGCAGGTCTGA
- a CDS encoding DMT family transporter has translation MTVSTPLSGVNHPFKGILLIVLATFLFSSHDALSKYLAGFYPIVMVVWARYLVHTLLMAGIFLPQSGLRVLRSKRPGMQVVRALCLLGTSLFFTAALHYIPLAEATAVNFLAPILVTALSVPLLGERVTRGQWLAVICGFIGVLVIIHPGGELFTPAVLLPLCSALFFCFYQLLTRILSQYDTPTTSNFFAGLCNTLVMSALVPFFWQLPTLWHAVLMLALGTCGMTAHLMLTQAFRFAAPALLAPFGYCQIVFAGLLGWLVFNHTPDVTTVVGIGVICMSGLAAAWQQRRR, from the coding sequence ATGACTGTCAGCACCCCCCTTTCCGGCGTCAACCATCCTTTCAAAGGCATCCTGCTGATTGTGCTGGCGACGTTTCTGTTTTCCAGCCACGACGCGTTGTCCAAATACCTGGCCGGTTTTTACCCGATCGTGATGGTGGTGTGGGCGCGTTACCTGGTGCACACCTTATTGATGGCCGGGATTTTCCTGCCGCAGTCAGGCTTGCGTGTGCTGCGCAGCAAGCGCCCGGGCATGCAGGTGGTGCGCGCATTGTGTCTGTTGGGCACCAGCCTGTTTTTCACGGCGGCGCTGCATTACATCCCGCTGGCGGAAGCCACGGCGGTGAACTTCCTGGCGCCGATCCTGGTGACGGCGCTGTCGGTGCCGTTGCTGGGTGAACGGGTCACGCGCGGCCAGTGGCTGGCGGTGATTTGCGGGTTTATCGGCGTGCTGGTCATCATTCACCCCGGCGGCGAGCTGTTCACACCTGCGGTATTGCTGCCACTGTGTTCGGCGCTGTTCTTCTGCTTTTATCAGTTGCTCACGCGCATCCTCAGCCAGTACGACACGCCCACCACCAGCAACTTCTTCGCCGGGCTGTGCAATACCCTGGTGATGAGCGCCCTGGTGCCGTTCTTCTGGCAGTTGCCCACGCTGTGGCACGCTGTATTGATGCTGGCACTGGGCACCTGCGGGATGACCGCGCACTTGATGCTGACCCAGGCGTTCCGCTTCGCGGCGCCGGCCTTGCTGGCGCCGTTTGGCTATTGCCAGATCGTGTTCGCGGGGTTGTTGGGCTGGCTGGTGTTCAACCATACCCCCGACGTGACCACGGTGGTCGGCATCGGGGTGATCTGCATGAGCGGGCTGGCCGCTGCCTGGCAGCAGCGGCGACGTTGA
- a CDS encoding MFS transporter — translation MPSQNSVLAARPGNPHAGIGDKIRGALAVGKTRWGMLALVFFATTLNYIDRAALGVMQPILAKEMSWTAMDYANINFWFQVGYAIGFVLQGRLIDRIGVKRVFFCAVLLWSLATGAHGLATSAFGFMVCRFILGITEAANYPACVKTTRLWFPAGERAVATGIFNAGTNVGAMMTPMLLPLILHVWGWQAAFLCMSALGGIWLVCWGLKYYNPEDHPTVKQSELDYVQQEVEPEQPRVPFSRILRMRGTWAFALAYSMTAPVFWFYLYWLPPFLNQQYNLGINVTQMGIPLIIIYLTADFGSVGGGILSSFLIGRGMNSIKARLLSMLLFACCIVGVIMAAGSSQLWVAVFAISLAIGAHQAWTANIWSLVMDYTPKHMMSTVFGFGGMCAAIGGMFMTQIVGHILTVTNNNYTVLFTLIPAMYFIALTWMYFMAPRKIPTVDV, via the coding sequence ATGCCTTCGCAAAACTCCGTCCTGGCCGCGCGCCCGGGCAACCCGCACGCCGGCATCGGCGACAAAATCCGCGGCGCCCTGGCCGTGGGCAAAACCCGCTGGGGCATGCTGGCCCTGGTGTTCTTCGCCACTACCCTGAATTACATCGACCGCGCGGCTCTGGGCGTGATGCAACCGATCCTCGCCAAGGAAATGAGCTGGACGGCGATGGACTACGCCAACATCAACTTCTGGTTTCAGGTGGGTTACGCCATTGGTTTCGTGCTGCAGGGCCGCTTGATCGACCGCATCGGCGTCAAGCGCGTGTTCTTCTGCGCCGTGTTGTTGTGGAGCCTGGCCACCGGCGCCCATGGCCTGGCTACCTCGGCGTTCGGGTTTATGGTGTGCCGTTTTATTCTCGGAATTACCGAAGCCGCCAACTACCCGGCCTGCGTGAAGACCACGCGGTTGTGGTTCCCGGCCGGTGAACGCGCGGTGGCCACCGGCATTTTCAACGCCGGCACCAACGTCGGCGCGATGATGACGCCGATGCTGCTGCCGTTGATCCTGCATGTGTGGGGCTGGCAGGCGGCGTTTCTGTGCATGTCGGCACTCGGCGGGATTTGGCTGGTGTGCTGGGGCCTGAAGTACTACAACCCGGAAGACCACCCGACCGTTAAACAATCCGAACTGGACTACGTGCAACAGGAAGTCGAACCGGAACAACCCCGCGTCCCTTTCAGCCGCATCCTGCGCATGCGCGGCACCTGGGCCTTCGCCCTCGCCTATTCGATGACCGCGCCGGTGTTCTGGTTTTACCTGTATTGGCTGCCGCCGTTTTTGAACCAGCAATACAACCTGGGCATCAACGTGACCCAGATGGGCATTCCGCTGATCATCATTTACCTGACCGCTGACTTCGGGAGCGTGGGCGGCGGGATTCTCTCGTCATTCCTGATCGGCCGCGGCATGAATTCGATCAAGGCGCGACTGCTGTCGATGCTGCTGTTCGCCTGCTGCATCGTCGGTGTGATCATGGCGGCCGGCTCAAGCCAGTTGTGGGTCGCAGTGTTTGCCATCTCCCTGGCCATCGGCGCGCACCAGGCCTGGACCGCCAACATCTGGAGCCTGGTGATGGACTACACGCCCAAGCACATGATGAGCACGGTGTTTGGATTCGGCGGCATGTGCGCAGCCATCGGCGGCATGTTCATGACCCAGATCGTCGGCCATATCCTCACCGTGACGAACAACAACTACACCGTGTTGTTCACCCTGATCCCGGCGATGTACTTCATTGCGCTGACCTGGATGTACTTCATGGCGCCGCGCAAGATTCCCACCGTAGACGTTTGA
- the ypfJ gene encoding KPN_02809 family neutral zinc metallopeptidase: protein MLWKKGRRSDNVVDARDDSGGGGGGMRFGGGKGLSLTAIVLIVGIGWLTGQDPLQILGQLTGQMEQAPQVSTQSRQAPPANDQQADFVRAILGDTEDTWGQVFKENGLVYQNPKLILFRGRVNSACGGATSASGPFYCPADQQVYLDLDFFREMSQRFQAAGDFAQAYVIAHEVGHHVQTLLGISAKIQAARQQGRQMQGDGGLLVRQELQADCFAGVWANRAQQRLNWLEPGDIEEALNAANAIGDDRLQQQGQGRVVPDSFTHGTSAQRVRWFKTGFAGGQITQCDTFTAKSL from the coding sequence ATGCTATGGAAAAAAGGCCGACGCAGCGACAACGTGGTGGATGCCCGCGATGACAGTGGCGGTGGTGGCGGCGGCATGCGTTTTGGAGGCGGCAAGGGCCTGAGCCTGACGGCGATTGTGCTGATCGTGGGCATTGGCTGGCTGACCGGCCAGGACCCGCTGCAGATCCTCGGCCAACTGACCGGCCAGATGGAGCAGGCGCCTCAAGTGAGCACACAGTCGCGCCAGGCGCCGCCGGCCAATGACCAGCAGGCCGATTTTGTCCGTGCGATTCTGGGCGACACCGAAGACACCTGGGGTCAGGTCTTCAAGGAAAACGGGCTGGTCTACCAGAACCCGAAACTGATTCTGTTCCGCGGGCGTGTGAATTCCGCCTGCGGGGGCGCCACCTCGGCCAGCGGCCCGTTTTACTGCCCGGCTGACCAACAGGTGTACCTGGACCTGGATTTTTTCCGGGAAATGTCACAACGCTTCCAGGCCGCGGGCGATTTCGCCCAGGCCTATGTGATCGCCCACGAAGTCGGGCATCACGTGCAAACACTGCTGGGCATCTCGGCCAAGATTCAGGCCGCGCGCCAGCAAGGTCGGCAGATGCAGGGCGACGGCGGCCTGCTGGTGCGCCAGGAGCTGCAAGCCGACTGCTTCGCCGGGGTGTGGGCCAACCGGGCGCAACAGCGCCTGAACTGGCTGGAGCCCGGCGATATTGAAGAAGCACTGAACGCGGCCAACGCCATCGGCGATGACCGTTTGCAGCAACAGGGTCAGGGGCGCGTTGTGCCGGACTCGTTTACCCACGGCACCTCGGCACAGCGGGTTCGCTGGTTCAAGACCGGCTTTGCAGGGGGCCAGATCACTCAATGCGACACCTTTACCGCCAAGAGTCTTTAG
- the quiC gene encoding 3-dehydroshikimate dehydratase QuiC, with product MQRSIATVSLSGTLPEKLEAIAAAGFDGVEIFENDLLYYDGSPREVKQMCADLGIAITLFQPFRDFEGCRRDRLARNLERAERKFDLMQELGTDLVLVCSNASADSLGDERVLLDDLSLLAEHAGRRGLRIGYEALAWGKHVNTWQQVWDLVRQVDHPALGVLLDSFHTLSLKGDPSGIAKIPGDKIFFVQMADAPILAMDVLEWSRHFRCFPGQGEFDLAGFLAPIIKSGYTGPLSLEIFNDGFRAAPTRANAADGLRSLLYLEEKTRERLRQQAPAQPVEILFDTPPASEYDGIEFLEFAVDESLGAKLTHWLERLGFVKAGQHRSKSVSLLRQGDINLILNCEPYSFAHNFFEAHGPSLCATAVRVNNSAKALERAVAYKGQPYRGLVGPNELELAAVRAPDGSLIYLVDESEGVLYDTDFNLQPTASTGGGLLRIDHMAMALPADSLDSWVLFYKSLLDFEADDEVVLPDPYGLVKSRALRSRCSSIRLPLNISENRNTAISHALSSYRGSGVHHIAFDCADIFAEVSRAKEAGVPLLDIPLNYYDDLAARFDFDDEFLSELAYYNVLYDRDAQGGELFHVYTEPFEGRFFFEIIQRKNGYAGYGAANVAVRLAAMAKSRSGAVRQARL from the coding sequence ATGCAACGTTCCATCGCCACCGTTTCCTTGAGCGGCACCCTGCCGGAAAAGCTCGAAGCCATCGCCGCCGCCGGGTTTGACGGGGTCGAGATCTTCGAGAACGACCTGTTGTATTACGACGGCAGCCCGCGCGAAGTTAAGCAAATGTGCGCCGACCTGGGCATTGCCATCACGCTGTTCCAGCCGTTTCGCGACTTTGAAGGTTGCCGCCGCGACCGCCTCGCGCGCAACCTGGAACGCGCCGAACGCAAGTTCGATTTGATGCAGGAGCTGGGCACCGACCTGGTGCTGGTGTGCAGCAATGCTTCGGCGGATTCCCTGGGCGATGAACGCGTTCTGCTGGATGACCTGAGCCTGCTGGCCGAGCATGCCGGGCGCCGTGGCTTGCGCATCGGCTACGAAGCGCTGGCCTGGGGCAAGCATGTGAACACCTGGCAACAAGTGTGGGACCTGGTGCGTCAGGTGGATCACCCGGCCCTGGGTGTGCTGCTCGACAGCTTTCACACCTTGTCGCTCAAAGGTGATCCGAGTGGCATCGCCAAGATCCCCGGCGACAAGATTTTTTTCGTGCAAATGGCCGACGCGCCAATCCTGGCCATGGACGTGCTGGAGTGGAGTCGACATTTCCGCTGCTTCCCGGGGCAGGGCGAGTTTGACCTGGCCGGGTTCCTCGCGCCGATCATCAAGAGTGGCTACACCGGGCCGCTGTCCCTGGAGATTTTCAACGACGGTTTCCGCGCGGCGCCGACCCGGGCCAATGCGGCGGATGGCTTGCGCTCGCTGCTGTACCTGGAAGAGAAAACCCGCGAACGCCTGCGTCAGCAAGCGCCGGCGCAGCCCGTCGAGATTCTGTTTGATACCCCGCCCGCCAGTGAATACGACGGCATCGAATTCCTCGAATTCGCCGTGGATGAAAGCCTCGGCGCCAAGCTCACGCACTGGCTGGAGCGTCTGGGGTTCGTCAAGGCCGGGCAGCATCGCTCCAAGAGCGTGAGCCTGTTGCGTCAGGGCGATATCAACCTGATCCTCAACTGTGAACCCTATTCCTTCGCGCATAACTTTTTTGAAGCTCACGGGCCGTCGCTGTGTGCCACGGCGGTTCGCGTCAACAACAGCGCCAAGGCCCTGGAGCGCGCGGTGGCCTACAAGGGCCAGCCATATCGCGGGCTGGTGGGGCCGAACGAGCTGGAGTTGGCGGCAGTACGCGCGCCGGACGGCAGCCTGATTTATCTGGTGGACGAGTCCGAAGGCGTGCTGTACGACACCGACTTCAACCTGCAACCCACCGCCTCAACCGGCGGCGGCCTGCTGCGCATTGACCATATGGCCATGGCCTTGCCGGCCGACAGCCTCGACAGCTGGGTGCTGTTCTACAAGAGCCTGCTGGATTTCGAAGCCGATGATGAAGTGGTGCTGCCCGACCCCTACGGCCTGGTAAAAAGCCGCGCGCTGCGCAGCCGCTGCAGCTCTATCCGCCTGCCGCTGAATATTTCCGAGAACCGCAATACGGCGATTTCCCACGCGCTGTCGAGCTATCGCGGCTCGGGCGTGCACCACATTGCCTTCGATTGCGCAGACATTTTCGCCGAGGTTAGCCGGGCCAAGGAGGCGGGTGTGCCGTTGCTGGATATCCCGCTCAACTACTACGACGACCTGGCAGCACGCTTTGATTTCGACGACGAGTTCCTCAGCGAGCTGGCGTACTACAACGTGCTGTACGACCGCGACGCTCAGGGCGGTGAGTTGTTTCACGTGTACACCGAGCCGTTCGAAGGGCGGTTTTTCTTCGAGATCATCCAGCGCAAGAACGGTTACGCCGGCTATGGCGCGGCCAACGTGGCGGTGCGCCTGGCGGCGATGGCCAAATCGCGCAGCGGCGCGGTGCGTCAGGCACGTTTATAA